The genomic DNA TTCGCGGGTCGGTTGGGCTGGAGATCCTCGATGATGACGGTGATGTCGGGGAGAATGCCGGCTTCTTCGCAGGCGTCGAGCGAGTTGTCGACGGCTTCCTTGACGGTCGTCAGGAGGGCCTTGCGGGGGTTGTCGAACCCCAGAAGGTGCCTGTTCTTGGCGAAGAACTCGGAGACGGAAATGTCTCGCTGCTTCGACGCCATGCTATCGGCGGTGGCGCGCGGCAAGGACTTGGGCTTTCTCATCGGCATCCGTGTTGTTTCCGACGCGTCCGGCGCGTCGGGGAGGAGTGTGGTCGGCATCGCGGCCCTCCGTGGCTGCGGCTTATTTTAGTGCTTTGCGGGGGTGCGTGGCGAGCGTGGGGCGAGATTCGCACAAGGCGATCACGGGCGATGCGCGGGTGATGGTGGTGGGGTTATGGCCCGACGGCGGTCGGCGAGTAATGCAGCGGGGCGCCCGGCCCGAGGGGGAGTCCGGTCTGCATCCAGATCACGATGAAGATCCCCCATGTGAGGGCGAATGCGATCGAGTAGGGGAGCATGGTGGAGACAAGCGTGCCGATTCCGGCGCGGGGGGCAAACTTCTGCATGACCGCGAGGATGATGATCATGTACGCGTTCATGGGCGTGATGATGTTTGTCGCGCTGTCGGCGACGCGATAACCCGCCTGCGTGAGCTCGGGGCTGATGCCGAGCATCATGAACATGGGCACGAAGATCGGAGCAACGAGCACGTACTTTGCGGACATCGAGCTGATGAGGAGGTTCAGGAACATGACGAGAAGGATGAAGCCGAGGATGACCACGCTCGCGGGGAGGTTCGCTTCTGCCAGTCGTGTGCCGCCGATGATGGCGAGCATCTGTCCGAGGTTCGACTGGGTGAAGAAGGCGATGAACTGAGAGGCGAAGAAAGCCATCGTGATGACCGGTGCCATGGATCGCATGGCATGGATCATGCAGGAGATGACGTCTTTCTGCGACCGGATCTGTCCGGTGGCGGCGCCGTAGGCCGCGCCGGGAACAAGGAACGCGAAGAGGACGATGGGGACGACGGCGTTGACCCAGCGAGTCGAGGATCGGCCGGTTGTGGTATCGAGGAATGGTCCGTGTAGGGGCGCGCCTGGCACGAGGATGAGTACTCCGAGAACGGCCATGAACAGCGCGAGCGCAATGCCCGCCCAGACGAGGCCCTTCGACTCTGTCTGGGTGAGGCGCATCGTGGCGAGGTCGATCTTTGCATTCGGGGATGGCCCACCCTCATCTGCGGGGCGATTCTTCAGGCGGGGTTCCACGATGAGGGCTGCGACCGCCCAGCCGACGGCGACAAGCAGAACGGTGGAGGCCGCGAGGAAGTACCAGTTTGCGGTTGCGTCTACATCGTAATTCGGGTCGAGGATGTGCGCGTTCGACGTGGTGATGCCGGCGATGAGGGCATCGGTGCCGCCGATCAGGAGATTGGCGCTGAAGCCAGCTGAGACGCCGGCGAACGCCGCGGCGATGCCGGCGAGAGGTGAGCGGCCGGAGGCGAGGTAGAGTGCTGCGGCCAGCGGCGGCAACACGATGTATCCCGCATCGCTCGCGATGTTTGCCATGATTCCGATGAAGATCATCGCGGGTGTGAGCAGTTTCTGCGGGACGAGGAGGGCCATGCCCTTAATGAGCGTGTCGAAGAGGCCGGTCTTCTCGGCGACGCCGACGCCGAACATCGCGACCAGAACGATGCCGAGCGGTGGGAATCGAACGAAATTATTGACCATGTTCGCGAGGCACCAGTAGATGCCGTCCGCGCTGAGCAGACTGCGGGCGGTGATCGGATCGCCGGACTCGATGAGTTCGGTCTTGGGGCGACCAGTCCGGGTGTCGATCACGGGTTCGGTCTTCGGCAGGCCTGTCTCGGCATCGATGACCGGTACACCGGAGGTGTCGACGATCTGTGTCGTGACCTCTTGCATGCGGATGGGGGTGACCGACCATCCGGCGACGACCCCGAGGTGTGAGACGACCATGATCAGGATGCAGCCGTAGAAGAACAGGAGCGCGGGATCGGGAAGAGCGTTGCCGATTCGCTCGATGAGCCCCAGAAAGCCGCGTGGGGTGGATCCGGGGACCGGTGTCGATTCTGCCATGCCGTGCCTCCAAGGGATACAGAGCGGCTAAGGTAGCGAGAAATGTCGGGCGTGGCACGCGTACGGGGCAAAAAAGGGTGCGGCCCCGGCGGAAGCTCCGGGGCCGCTGTCTCTCCCTCAACTCCTCGGCGGATCGCGTGGAGGCGGGTCGTCGTGTCGATCTGCCTTGAGCCGCAATGGCGATGTGGCCGAGCGTGTATCAGCATGCCATGGGTTTCCGACGATGGCCACGCTTCGGTAGATTCAGCGGTGATTCCCGGAGGGACTGTGCGGTGCGGGCAAACTGGGCAAGTCGCTGCTTTCGGGTGGGGTCCGAAAATGAAGGCGGTGCCGTGCGCCTTACACTTATGCATTGGGTGCTGTTCGTGTCTGCTTCGATGGTGCCGACGTGTGGAGGCGAGTGAGCTATGCCGCTGATTGAGCCGGGACAGAAGGCGCCGGCGTTTTCTCTTCGCGATCAGCATGGGGTGGTGCGAAGACTCTCGGAGTTTCGCGGGACCGTGCTCGTGATCTATTTCTATCCTGAGGATGACACGCCGCTCTGCACGACGGAGGCGTGCCAGTTCAGAGATCGGCATGCTGAGATCAGATCACTCGGCGCAGAGGTCGTCGGCATCAGCCCGGATTCTCCGGGTTCGCATCTGGCGTTTGCCTCGAAGCATGGTCTGCCGTTCGTGCTGCTCGCGGATCGCATCGGATCCGACGGCGTTCCGCAGACCTGCGGGAAGTACGGTGTCTGGCGCGAGAAGAACATGTATGGCAAGCGAGTGCTCGGCATGGTGCGGACGACGTATCTGCTCGATGAGGAGGGTGTCGTTGTCAGGCGTTGGGATTCTGTGAAGACGCCGACGCATGGCGATCAGGTTCTCGATGAACTACGTGCCCTGCGCAGTGAGTCACCGAGTCCGGCGGCACGCAAGAGGAAGAAGCAGCGATCCGATACATGAGATCACGGGCCGGCGCGATTGATCGCGACTGAGGATCTAGGCCTCTCGCACGATGGCGCCGATCGCCTCTCGATTGAATCCTCTGTAGCCGTCGTTGCGTTCGACTCGTTCGAGCTGGTTCGACGTGGGTGCAGAAGAGCCGCATCGCGCCGGATCCGGCACGCGAGGTGGTGCCAGTGCAGACTTGAAGAACGGGAGATCGGCGAGAAGGCGGTCTGCACGGTGTGCGGGGAACCCGCTATCTGGCGAGGGACCGTGCAGCGAAGAGCGGCACGCGAGACGCTGCATGCCCCCGCTGAGCGGTGATTCTCCGTGTGCAGCGCACCAGGAAGCGATCGGGCCGGATGTCTGCGTTGATGCGAGGGGAGAATCAGAGTCGGAGTCCGTGTGGATGAGTGCAACGATGTCGGCGACGGGCTGCTCCATCACCAGCACACCGCTGCCACCATCGTTTGGCGCGGAGATCCATTCTCGACGGTGCAGGCCGAGGCGTTCCAGGATTGCGACAAGCGGGGTGAAGGTCCGCTCTGAGCAAAAATATGCGTGGCTGTCACGATCGGACCATCCGATACCGACCTCTTCGCGAGCGGCGTGCTCAGCGGTCGCGTCGCTGCATCGCCGGCGCCAGTAGTCTCGCTCAGCAGAGAAGAAGATGTCACACGCCCAGTCCTGTCCGATGTCGGAGATCGTGGTTTCGATGAGTGCGGCGAGGGTAGTGAGTTGATCGGTCTCGGTGGGTGCTGTTCGAGGGCGGCGCTGGAACGACTCGGCGTGGATGCGTGCGCAGAGAATCTTTGCGGGATCAACGGGAGGGGGTACAAGCCCGCGATAGCCGTGACGCTCGACGGCCGCGAACTCAGAGTGTCCGCTTTCGGCGATTTGCGCGATGCGGAATGGGGATCCCGGGGCTCCGCTGATCGTGTGGTCAGGGCCGATGTGCCATGCCGCGAGAAAGTCAGCGATCGAGTCGACTCTGATTGCCAGGCGAGTCTGGCTGCCCGGTGAGAGAATGACCGTTGGCAGGAGCGCGGCGTCGTGCGTGTACGCGTTCGGGGCACCGGGTTGCGGTCTGTGGCAGAATCCGAGCGTGAACAATTCGTTACGCGCGGCATCTGATTGTGGCACGACCATATGGTCTGTCAGATCTGCCAGACGCACGCCGAGCGCGGATGTGAGTCGAGCGGCTACTTGCGAGGCGAGCGGAACGGCGTCAAGGACTCTGTGCAGCAGTTGTTGAATGTGATGTGCCGCGTTCGGGTGCGGCTGCCAGCCAGGGTGTGTGTGCGCGCCTGAGGTCTGCATGGTCTCGTTCTGTCTGGATGCTACGGCTCAGCGGGAGCCAGAGCGGATGGAAACGCCAGCTGCTGGCCATGTGCATCCGAACGATAGCATGCGGTAAGCCGCGCAGCGATCAGGCGGCTTTCGCCTCTGGGCCGAGCAGATTCAGCACCCAGCGGCCGATGTCGCTGCACATCTCGATTTTGCTGACCAGACTGTCGGCACCTGCGTGGCGTGCGGCGGACTCGATGTCGGGCGATATGCTCGCGCTCATCACGACGATCTTGCGGATGTCCGGCGTCTGGGCGCGAATCTCGCTGATCAGATCGATGCCTCGTCCGTCGGGGAGATTCTGATCGAGGATTGAGACGCCCGGACGGAAGGAGTGGTCCGCGAGCACGGCGTGTGCGCCAGCGATGGAGGTTGCCACTCTGGCGTCTGTGTTCGGGAGCCGCTGGAGCAGCATGGACAGGAGTTTGCCCGCGAGGGGATCGTCCTCAACAACCAGCACACGAAGGACGCCGTCTGCGTGCCGGAGTGACCGGGCGACGCCGCCACCGTTGTTGTCTGAGGCGCGGCGGGCGTGAGTCTGGTCGGGCATCAGGGTCGCGGAACGGACGCAGTTGCGTCCTGCGGATTTCGCTGCGTACAGGGCCTGGTCTGCGAGCGCGAGCAGCTTCTCCTGTGTTGCTGCTTCGCCGCTCGATGCTTCCATGCAGCCGATACCGAGACTGATCGTCACAGCGAGTGAGGGCGGCGTTCCTTCAACACCGGCAAGGTCCAGCGGCTTCGATGCGATGGATGTGCGGATCTCTTCGGCGATTTCTTTGGCGCGAACACCGTCCGTGCCGCGGAGGATGACCGCGAACTCCTCTCCACCGAATCGGCACACGAGCCCACGGTCTGCGGTCGTTGACGCGACACGTGATGCGAGCTGCTTGAGGACGGCGTCGCCTGCTGGATGGCCAAATCGATCGTTCACCGATTTGAACTTGTCGGCATCGATCATCAATACACAGAGTGAGCCGCGGTTCTTCCGTGCCTGTGCGAAGGCGTCGGCAAGTTCCTCGTCGAAGCGGCGTCGGTTGCCGATGCCGGTCAGCGTGTCGGTTTGCGTCTCGACTCTGAGCCGGTCCGTCTCGCGCTGCATCTGGATCTGACCGGTCAGGAGCGCGTCCTGCGCTTCTGCGATGATCAGCGAGGCGTTCGGGATCGCCACATCCTGCTCGAAGAGCTTGGCAAGTTCGTTCGCGGATGTGGCGGTTGATTTCAGTATTGCGGCAACCCGATCGGCCGGGATCGAGAACCATGCCTCCGCCTTCGTCGCGAGGCGTGCAAGGAGTGATGACGCTCCGGGCGTGCTCATGACCTCCGAGAGGTACATCGAGAGAGCCGCGATGCGCACGACGGGGCCGTACGTCAGGCCCCCGGCATCCGGGGCGTGGTGCTTTCGGATGACCTCCGTGAATAGATCCGGCAGTTTCCACTTGCGGGCCAGTTCGGCACCGATGGTGGTGTGATCGAACGGGAAGACTTCACGCTCGTGGCGGCAGAGCAGGTCGTGGTCTTCTGGCGCTGTCGCGAGTGTGGAGACGTACTCGTCGCTCAGGGCCGCGACGCAGGCGAGGATACCGATGTCCTGGAAGAGTGCGGCGGTGAACGCTTCGTCGGGGTCTGCGGCACGGGTCAGCTGCGCGATATGGCGTGCCCCTGCGGCGGCGAAGATCGTGCGGCGCCAGTGTTGCTTGAGATCGACGCCGGGTTTGTTTCCGACACCTCTGGTGGCATCGACAAGACTGAATCCGAGGACGAGCGACTTCACGGCCTGAAGACCAAGATAGGACATGGCGCGATCGAGGCGCGAGCACGGCTGTTGGAGCCCGTAGAACGATGAGTTGACAGTCTTGAGGATCTTGGCCGCCAGCCCCGGGTCGTTCTGAACCACTCGAGAGATATCGGCGAGCGAGACGTCAGGGGAGCGGGTCAGCGCGAGCACTTCGACCGCGACGGCCGGCAGCGAGGGGAGTGTGGGGCACGAAAGAACTCGGTCTATGGTCGCCATGCATACCCCGGAACGATGAGTGGACTGCACGCTGAGAGAACGAACTCAGCGGGCTGTTGGGATCGGCTACCCAAGTCCCACGGTCAAGGGGAAGCCCCGGGGGAAGCATGGGGTCTTCACGCGTCAAAGGTCGGAAGCGTGATAGGCGCGTCACAATCGATTCGTTCGCATGCTCGGGTGGCCATGTTTGGCCAGATCGCGTGGGCAAGTGCGGTTATCAACCAATGCACAGTGAGCGGTGATCGCAGCTGGGAACACAATGGTGGGGGGGTGTTGTCCGGGAGCGTGTGGAACTGCGCTCGACCGACTCCTGCTGCCAGCGAGCGAGATCGCGCTATCTGAGTCGGCACAAGGCATTCGATGAGTGGAGCGGAGGAGACTCGAACTCCCAACTTCCAGCTTGCAAAGCTGGCACTCTACCAATTGAGTTACCGCCCCGAAGGGTTCTGAGTGTAGGTCACAGTCGGAATCACGGGAAGCACGGCACGGTGCTCGCCATAGATGGCATGTCGAGAGGTGTTGGTGCTTGTCAGGGCTGGCAGGTCCTATATCGGGTCGCTCTGGACGGCCAGGACTGTTCGGTTGGGACGGCGGGTGCTGGTTGGAGCGAGGTGTCGGAGGTGCAGGGATGTCGTGACGGACTTTGGCCGAATGTGAACACATGGGTCAGGCGTCTGCGACGCATGTGTTCATGATGAGGTTGTGGCGTCTCTTGCGATGCGGGACGCTCTCTGCC from Phycisphaeraceae bacterium includes the following:
- a CDS encoding AbgT family transporter codes for the protein MAESTPVPGSTPRGFLGLIERIGNALPDPALLFFYGCILIMVVSHLGVVAGWSVTPIRMQEVTTQIVDTSGVPVIDAETGLPKTEPVIDTRTGRPKTELIESGDPITARSLLSADGIYWCLANMVNNFVRFPPLGIVLVAMFGVGVAEKTGLFDTLIKGMALLVPQKLLTPAMIFIGIMANIASDAGYIVLPPLAAALYLASGRSPLAGIAAAFAGVSAGFSANLLIGGTDALIAGITTSNAHILDPNYDVDATANWYFLAASTVLLVAVGWAVAALIVEPRLKNRPADEGGPSPNAKIDLATMRLTQTESKGLVWAGIALALFMAVLGVLILVPGAPLHGPFLDTTTGRSSTRWVNAVVPIVLFAFLVPGAAYGAATGQIRSQKDVISCMIHAMRSMAPVITMAFFASQFIAFFTQSNLGQMLAIIGGTRLAEANLPASVVILGFILLVMFLNLLISSMSAKYVLVAPIFVPMFMMLGISPELTQAGYRVADSATNIITPMNAYMIIILAVMQKFAPRAGIGTLVSTMLPYSIAFALTWGIFIVIWMQTGLPLGPGAPLHYSPTAVGP
- a CDS encoding peroxiredoxin, with protein sequence MPLIEPGQKAPAFSLRDQHGVVRRLSEFRGTVLVIYFYPEDDTPLCTTEACQFRDRHAEIRSLGAEVVGISPDSPGSHLAFASKHGLPFVLLADRIGSDGVPQTCGKYGVWREKNMYGKRVLGMVRTTYLLDEEGVVVRRWDSVKTPTHGDQVLDELRALRSESPSPAARKRKKQRSDT
- a CDS encoding HDOD domain-containing protein; translated protein: MATIDRVLSCPTLPSLPAVAVEVLALTRSPDVSLADISRVVQNDPGLAAKILKTVNSSFYGLQQPCSRLDRAMSYLGLQAVKSLVLGFSLVDATRGVGNKPGVDLKQHWRRTIFAAAGARHIAQLTRAADPDEAFTAALFQDIGILACVAALSDEYVSTLATAPEDHDLLCRHEREVFPFDHTTIGAELARKWKLPDLFTEVIRKHHAPDAGGLTYGPVVRIAALSMYLSEVMSTPGASSLLARLATKAEAWFSIPADRVAAILKSTATSANELAKLFEQDVAIPNASLIIAEAQDALLTGQIQMQRETDRLRVETQTDTLTGIGNRRRFDEELADAFAQARKNRGSLCVLMIDADKFKSVNDRFGHPAGDAVLKQLASRVASTTADRGLVCRFGGEEFAVILRGTDGVRAKEIAEEIRTSIASKPLDLAGVEGTPPSLAVTISLGIGCMEASSGEAATQEKLLALADQALYAAKSAGRNCVRSATLMPDQTHARRASDNNGGGVARSLRHADGVLRVLVVEDDPLAGKLLSMLLQRLPNTDARVATSIAGAHAVLADHSFRPGVSILDQNLPDGRGIDLISEIRAQTPDIRKIVVMSASISPDIESAARHAGADSLVSKIEMCSDIGRWVLNLLGPEAKAA